A stretch of Myxocyprinus asiaticus isolate MX2 ecotype Aquarium Trade chromosome 42, UBuf_Myxa_2, whole genome shotgun sequence DNA encodes these proteins:
- the LOC127433095 gene encoding ATP-sensitive inward rectifier potassium channel 15-like, which produces MTDKRAHMRRVVSKDGHNNVKIDNVEGMVKLFLHDIWTTVVDMKWRYKITLFASTFVMTWFVFGVIFYLIGLRNGDFNADPSSNHTPCVMNVETLTGAYLFSLETQTTIGYGFRHISEECPLAIVTLVIQLVITGLAEIFVTGAFLAKLARPKKRAGTIKFSQSAVVCKRDGKLCLMVRVANMRNSLLIQCQLSGKLLSPHVTQEGEKTLIHQTGVDFHLDSSDECPFLLLPLTFYHVLDDRSPLAGLTAENLLTREFELLVTLNGTMESTAATCQSRTSYVPQEILWGYEFKPVLFNTAGGKLAADFDFFDKVQPCSDLPMFQNFSEKLQLEEEYRRE; this is translated from the coding sequence ATGACTGACAAACGTGCTCACATGCGTAGAGTCGTGTCTAAAGACGGGCACAATAACGTAAAGATCGATAACGTGGAGGGGATGGTGAAGCTCTTCCTGCACGACATCTGGACCACAGTGGTGGACATGAAATGGCGCTATAAGATCACTCTGTTTGCCTCCACGTTTGTCATGACGTGGTTTGTCTTTGGGGTAATTTTCTACCTCATTGGTTTGAGGAATGGTGATTTCAATGCAGACCCGTCTTCCAATCACACACCATGCGTCATGAACGTGGAAACGCTAACGGGCGCGTACTTGTTCTCTCTGGAGACTCAAACCACCATCGGTTATGGGTTCCGTCACATCTCAGAGGAGTGTCCCCTCGCCATTGTCACGCTGGTCATCCAGCTGGTCATCACAGGACTCGCCGAGATCTTCGTAACCGGCGCATTTCTGGCCAAGCTGGCACGACCCAAGAAGCGCGCTGGAACCATTAAGTTTAGCCAGTCAGCGGTGGTCTGCAAGCGTGACGGAAAACTGTGTTTGATGGTGCGAGTGGCCAACATGAGGAACAGCCTGTTGATTCAGTGTCAGCTCTCGGGTAAACTACTATCGCCTCATGTCACCCAAGAGGGTGAGAAGACCCTGATCCACCAGACCGGCGTGGACTTTCATCTGGACTCCAGTGATGAGTGTCCGTTCCTGCTTCTGCCACTCACGTTCTACCACGTTCTGGACGACAGAAGTCCGCTGGCCGGCCTCACGGCTGAGAATCTCCTGACGCGGGAGTTTGAGCTGCTGGTCACTCTTAATGGGACGATGGAGTCCACCGCCGCCACTTGTCAGAGCCGTACGTCTTACGTACCACAGGAGATCCTGTGGGGTTACGAGTTCAAACCCGTGCTCTTCAATACAGCGGGCGGGAAACTGgctgcagactttgacttctttgATAAAGTTCAGCCCTGCAGTGACCTGCCGATGTTCCAGAACTTCAGTGAGAAACTCCAGCTGGAAGAGGAATACAGACGGGAGTGA
- the LOC127433086 gene encoding transcriptional regulator Erg-like isoform X3 has product MIQTGAEPDIHKEALSVVSEDQSLFECAYGASHCKADMTASAAGEYTQNKLSPRVQQQQDWMAPPTGRVTVKMECSSSSAGGAAQVNGCRISPDDCTVVKGKLSAGENVPVMYSNYMEDKHTPPPNMTTNERRVIVPADPTLWSSDHVRQWLEWAVKEYSLPQVEVSLFHSVDGKELCKMTKDDVQRLTSSYTADILLSHLQYLRERGASFIFPNAPVYPPDAPRGPIRADVSYDVGRRAVWPQTGSASKVSQSSTTIMTKTEDQRIHLDPYQILGPTSSRLANPGSGQIQLWQFLLELLSDSSNSSCITWEGTNGEFKMTDPDEVARRWGERKSKPNMNYDKLSRALRYYYDKNIMTKVHGKRYAYKFDFHGIAQALQPHPPESSMYKYPTDLSYMSAYHSHPQKMNFVSPHPQPLPVTSSSFFAAASPYWNSPAAGIYPSPRHPPAHMPSHLGSYY; this is encoded by the exons GAGGCGCTGTCGGTGGTGAGCGAGGATCAGTCCTTATTTGAGTGTGCGTACGGAGCGTCTCATTGTAAAGCGGACATGACAGCGTCTGCCGCGGGTGAATACACACAGAATAAACTAAGTCCCAGAGTGCAGCAGCAGCAGGATTGGATGGCTCCGCCCACCGGACGCGTCACTGTGAAGATGgagtgcagcagcagcagtgcaGGAGGAGCTGCGCAGGTCAACGGCTGCAG aatTTCTCCTGATGACTGTACTGTGGTTAAAGGAAAGCTGTCAGCAGGTGAGAATGTTCCGGTGATGTACAGTAACTACATGGAGGATAAACACACACCACCTCCAAACATGACCACTAATGAGCGCAGAGTCATCGTACctgcag atccgACTCTGTGGTCATCGGATCACGTGCGTCAGTGGCTGGAGTGGGCCGTGAAGGAATACAGTCTGCCGCAGGTTGAAGTGTCGCTGTTTCACAGTGTGGATGGGAAGGAGCTCTGTAAGATGACCAAAGACGACGTCCAGCGTCTCACCAGCAGTTACACGGCTGATATTCTGCTGTCACACCTGCAGTACCTGCGAGAGA GAGGAGCCAGCTTTATTTTCCCAAATGCTCCCGTCTATCCTCCAGATGCCCCCAGAGGTCCCATCAGAGCGG ATGTGAGTTATGACGTGGGCAGACGTGCTGTGTGGCCTCAGACTGGATCTGCTTCTAAAG TTTCTCAGAGTTCAACCACCATCATGACTAAAACTGAGGATCAGAGAATTCATTTAG ATCCGTACCAGATTTTGGGGCCGACCAGCAGCAGACTGGCAAATCCAG GTTCAGGTCAGATCCAGCTGTGGCAGTTTCTCTTGGAGCTTTTGTCCGACAGCTCAAACTCATCCTGCATCACCTGGGAGGGAACCAACGGTGAGTTTAAGATGACCGACCCGGACGAGGTGGCGCGgcgctggggagagaggaagagcAAACCCAACATGAACTACGACAAACTGAGTCGTGCTCTCCGCTACTACTATGACAAAAACATCATGACCAAAGTCCACGGCAAACGCTATGCATACAAGTTTGACTTCCACGGCATCGCTCAGGCCCTGCAGCCGCATCCGCCTGAGTCGTCCATGTACAAATACCCCACGGATCTGTCGTACATGAGCGCATACCACTCGCACCCGCAGAAGATGAACTTCGTGTCACCGCACCCTCAGCCGCTGCCCGTCACCTCGTCCAGTTTCTTCGCCGCTGCGAGTCCATACTGGAACTCGCCCGCAGCGGGCATCTACCCCAGCCCGCGCCACCCGCCCGCTCACATGCCCTCACACCTGGGTTCCTACTACTAA
- the LOC127433086 gene encoding transcriptional regulator Erg-like isoform X1: MIQTGAEPDIHKEALSVVSEDQSLFECAYGASHCKADMTASAAGEYTQNKLSPRVQQQQDWMAPPTGRVTVKMECSSSSAGGAAQVNGCRISPDDCTVVKGKLSAGENVPVMYSNYMEDKHTPPPNMTTNERRVIVPADPTLWSSDHVRQWLEWAVKEYSLPQVEVSLFHSVDGKELCKMTKDDVQRLTSSYTADILLSHLQYLRETPLPHLTSDDVDKALQNSPRLMHARNTGGASFIFPNAPVYPPDAPRGPIRADVSYDVGRRAVWPQTGSASKVSQSSTTIMTKTEDQRIHLDPYQILGPTSSRLANPGSGQIQLWQFLLELLSDSSNSSCITWEGTNGEFKMTDPDEVARRWGERKSKPNMNYDKLSRALRYYYDKNIMTKVHGKRYAYKFDFHGIAQALQPHPPESSMYKYPTDLSYMSAYHSHPQKMNFVSPHPQPLPVTSSSFFAAASPYWNSPAAGIYPSPRHPPAHMPSHLGSYY; encoded by the exons GAGGCGCTGTCGGTGGTGAGCGAGGATCAGTCCTTATTTGAGTGTGCGTACGGAGCGTCTCATTGTAAAGCGGACATGACAGCGTCTGCCGCGGGTGAATACACACAGAATAAACTAAGTCCCAGAGTGCAGCAGCAGCAGGATTGGATGGCTCCGCCCACCGGACGCGTCACTGTGAAGATGgagtgcagcagcagcagtgcaGGAGGAGCTGCGCAGGTCAACGGCTGCAG aatTTCTCCTGATGACTGTACTGTGGTTAAAGGAAAGCTGTCAGCAGGTGAGAATGTTCCGGTGATGTACAGTAACTACATGGAGGATAAACACACACCACCTCCAAACATGACCACTAATGAGCGCAGAGTCATCGTACctgcag atccgACTCTGTGGTCATCGGATCACGTGCGTCAGTGGCTGGAGTGGGCCGTGAAGGAATACAGTCTGCCGCAGGTTGAAGTGTCGCTGTTTCACAGTGTGGATGGGAAGGAGCTCTGTAAGATGACCAAAGACGACGTCCAGCGTCTCACCAGCAGTTACACGGCTGATATTCTGCTGTCACACCTGCAGTACCTGCGAGAGA CTCCGCTCCCTCACTTGACTTCAGATGATGTTGACAAAGCCTTGCAAAACTCCCCACGGTTAATGCATGCTCGCAACACAG GAGGAGCCAGCTTTATTTTCCCAAATGCTCCCGTCTATCCTCCAGATGCCCCCAGAGGTCCCATCAGAGCGG ATGTGAGTTATGACGTGGGCAGACGTGCTGTGTGGCCTCAGACTGGATCTGCTTCTAAAG TTTCTCAGAGTTCAACCACCATCATGACTAAAACTGAGGATCAGAGAATTCATTTAG ATCCGTACCAGATTTTGGGGCCGACCAGCAGCAGACTGGCAAATCCAG GTTCAGGTCAGATCCAGCTGTGGCAGTTTCTCTTGGAGCTTTTGTCCGACAGCTCAAACTCATCCTGCATCACCTGGGAGGGAACCAACGGTGAGTTTAAGATGACCGACCCGGACGAGGTGGCGCGgcgctggggagagaggaagagcAAACCCAACATGAACTACGACAAACTGAGTCGTGCTCTCCGCTACTACTATGACAAAAACATCATGACCAAAGTCCACGGCAAACGCTATGCATACAAGTTTGACTTCCACGGCATCGCTCAGGCCCTGCAGCCGCATCCGCCTGAGTCGTCCATGTACAAATACCCCACGGATCTGTCGTACATGAGCGCATACCACTCGCACCCGCAGAAGATGAACTTCGTGTCACCGCACCCTCAGCCGCTGCCCGTCACCTCGTCCAGTTTCTTCGCCGCTGCGAGTCCATACTGGAACTCGCCCGCAGCGGGCATCTACCCCAGCCCGCGCCACCCGCCCGCTCACATGCCCTCACACCTGGGTTCCTACTACTAA
- the LOC127433086 gene encoding transcriptional regulator Erg-like isoform X2, with protein sequence MASTIKEALSVVSEDQSLFECAYGASHCKADMTASAAGEYTQNKLSPRVQQQQDWMAPPTGRVTVKMECSSSSAGGAAQVNGCRISPDDCTVVKGKLSAGENVPVMYSNYMEDKHTPPPNMTTNERRVIVPADPTLWSSDHVRQWLEWAVKEYSLPQVEVSLFHSVDGKELCKMTKDDVQRLTSSYTADILLSHLQYLRETPLPHLTSDDVDKALQNSPRLMHARNTGGASFIFPNAPVYPPDAPRGPIRADVSYDVGRRAVWPQTGSASKVSQSSTTIMTKTEDQRIHLDPYQILGPTSSRLANPGSGQIQLWQFLLELLSDSSNSSCITWEGTNGEFKMTDPDEVARRWGERKSKPNMNYDKLSRALRYYYDKNIMTKVHGKRYAYKFDFHGIAQALQPHPPESSMYKYPTDLSYMSAYHSHPQKMNFVSPHPQPLPVTSSSFFAAASPYWNSPAAGIYPSPRHPPAHMPSHLGSYY encoded by the exons GAGGCGCTGTCGGTGGTGAGCGAGGATCAGTCCTTATTTGAGTGTGCGTACGGAGCGTCTCATTGTAAAGCGGACATGACAGCGTCTGCCGCGGGTGAATACACACAGAATAAACTAAGTCCCAGAGTGCAGCAGCAGCAGGATTGGATGGCTCCGCCCACCGGACGCGTCACTGTGAAGATGgagtgcagcagcagcagtgcaGGAGGAGCTGCGCAGGTCAACGGCTGCAG aatTTCTCCTGATGACTGTACTGTGGTTAAAGGAAAGCTGTCAGCAGGTGAGAATGTTCCGGTGATGTACAGTAACTACATGGAGGATAAACACACACCACCTCCAAACATGACCACTAATGAGCGCAGAGTCATCGTACctgcag atccgACTCTGTGGTCATCGGATCACGTGCGTCAGTGGCTGGAGTGGGCCGTGAAGGAATACAGTCTGCCGCAGGTTGAAGTGTCGCTGTTTCACAGTGTGGATGGGAAGGAGCTCTGTAAGATGACCAAAGACGACGTCCAGCGTCTCACCAGCAGTTACACGGCTGATATTCTGCTGTCACACCTGCAGTACCTGCGAGAGA CTCCGCTCCCTCACTTGACTTCAGATGATGTTGACAAAGCCTTGCAAAACTCCCCACGGTTAATGCATGCTCGCAACACAG GAGGAGCCAGCTTTATTTTCCCAAATGCTCCCGTCTATCCTCCAGATGCCCCCAGAGGTCCCATCAGAGCGG ATGTGAGTTATGACGTGGGCAGACGTGCTGTGTGGCCTCAGACTGGATCTGCTTCTAAAG TTTCTCAGAGTTCAACCACCATCATGACTAAAACTGAGGATCAGAGAATTCATTTAG ATCCGTACCAGATTTTGGGGCCGACCAGCAGCAGACTGGCAAATCCAG GTTCAGGTCAGATCCAGCTGTGGCAGTTTCTCTTGGAGCTTTTGTCCGACAGCTCAAACTCATCCTGCATCACCTGGGAGGGAACCAACGGTGAGTTTAAGATGACCGACCCGGACGAGGTGGCGCGgcgctggggagagaggaagagcAAACCCAACATGAACTACGACAAACTGAGTCGTGCTCTCCGCTACTACTATGACAAAAACATCATGACCAAAGTCCACGGCAAACGCTATGCATACAAGTTTGACTTCCACGGCATCGCTCAGGCCCTGCAGCCGCATCCGCCTGAGTCGTCCATGTACAAATACCCCACGGATCTGTCGTACATGAGCGCATACCACTCGCACCCGCAGAAGATGAACTTCGTGTCACCGCACCCTCAGCCGCTGCCCGTCACCTCGTCCAGTTTCTTCGCCGCTGCGAGTCCATACTGGAACTCGCCCGCAGCGGGCATCTACCCCAGCCCGCGCCACCCGCCCGCTCACATGCCCTCACACCTGGGTTCCTACTACTAA